A window of the Nisaea acidiphila genome harbors these coding sequences:
- a CDS encoding efflux RND transporter periplasmic adaptor subunit has translation MRLNRSLLLAAIIAIGATGWIVSGQFANGARTDSEATATAGSEAKAPELTSVRIRESVSEPYRSAVVVAGRTAASRHIELKAQILGKVVKIGATEGAPVTGGETIIRFDPEDREAKRQMAKARIEQRETEFTAADKLANKGFQAKTQRAATYADLQEAKADLAEIEEEIRRLAIKAPFDAILDDIQVELGDVVQSGDPVATLYDLDPILVVAQVSEQERVKLAVGRPGAARLLDGTQLTGTIRYITAAADPQTRTFKVELEVPNPGMQIEQGITAGMVLPLPEILAHKLSAGIFTLNDDGQLGVMIVGEGGIVRFRTVTVVDSDADWAYVTGLPDRVKLISVGQEFVSDGEKVRAVPEAIVGTPEAKAS, from the coding sequence ATGAGACTGAACCGCTCCCTCCTGCTCGCCGCGATCATCGCCATCGGTGCCACCGGCTGGATCGTCTCCGGACAATTTGCCAACGGCGCCCGAACGGACAGCGAGGCAACGGCCACGGCCGGATCCGAAGCAAAGGCTCCGGAACTGACCTCCGTCCGGATCCGCGAGAGCGTGTCCGAGCCGTATCGCTCCGCCGTCGTCGTCGCCGGCCGCACCGCCGCCTCGCGGCACATCGAGCTGAAGGCCCAGATCCTCGGCAAGGTCGTGAAGATCGGCGCGACCGAAGGCGCCCCGGTCACCGGCGGCGAGACGATCATCCGGTTTGACCCGGAGGATCGCGAAGCCAAGCGGCAGATGGCGAAGGCCAGGATTGAACAGCGGGAAACCGAGTTTACGGCTGCTGACAAGCTCGCGAACAAAGGCTTCCAGGCGAAGACCCAGCGGGCCGCGACCTATGCCGACTTGCAGGAGGCCAAGGCCGATCTCGCCGAGATCGAGGAGGAGATCCGCCGGCTCGCGATCAAGGCCCCGTTCGACGCCATTCTCGACGATATCCAGGTGGAGCTCGGCGATGTCGTGCAGAGTGGCGATCCGGTCGCGACGCTCTACGATCTCGACCCCATCCTCGTGGTGGCGCAGGTCTCCGAGCAGGAACGTGTCAAGCTCGCGGTCGGGCGGCCCGGCGCCGCGCGATTGCTCGACGGTACCCAGCTTACCGGCACGATCCGCTACATCACCGCCGCGGCCGATCCGCAGACCCGGACCTTCAAGGTCGAACTCGAGGTTCCCAACCCCGGGATGCAGATCGAACAGGGCATCACGGCGGGCATGGTCCTGCCGCTCCCGGAAATCCTCGCACACAAGCTCTCGGCTGGGATCTTCACCCTGAACGACGACGGCCAGCTGGGCGTGATGATCGTCGGTGAGGGCGGCATTGTCCGGTTCCGCACCGTCACCGTCGTCGACAGCGATGCCGACTGGGCCTACGTGACCGGCCTTCCCGACCGGGTGAAACTGATCTCCGTCGGTCAGGAATTCGTTTCCGACGGCGAAAAGGTCCGCGCGGTCCCGGAAGCCATCGTCGGCACCCCCGAAGCCAAGGCCAGCTGA
- a CDS encoding PadR family transcriptional regulator codes for MDVKTLCLAVLSQRDATGYEIRKQFAEGPFAHFQKASLGAIYPALTKAAEEGLVTVTAEAQDGRPDKKIYSLTSAGSAALLRACETAPGDDQYRSDLLFQIFFACLQHPERISRLIDKRIAEYEAQIANLTAKEETCAGQPGMDFVRGLGCAIYSAAADYMRQNRGPLLEKLRSETRHAAE; via the coding sequence ATGGATGTCAAAACGCTCTGTCTCGCGGTGCTCAGCCAGCGGGACGCTACCGGCTACGAGATTCGCAAGCAGTTTGCGGAGGGTCCGTTCGCGCACTTCCAGAAGGCATCGCTCGGCGCGATCTATCCCGCCCTGACCAAAGCGGCGGAAGAAGGCCTCGTCACGGTGACGGCGGAAGCTCAGGACGGCCGCCCGGACAAGAAAATCTACAGCCTGACCTCCGCGGGCTCTGCCGCGTTGCTGCGCGCCTGCGAGACGGCGCCGGGCGACGATCAGTACCGCTCCGATCTTCTGTTCCAGATTTTCTTCGCGTGCCTGCAGCATCCGGAGCGGATCAGCCGCCTCATAGACAAGCGTATCGCGGAATATGAGGCGCAGATCGCCAATCTGACGGCCAAGGAAGAGACTTGTGCCGGTCAGCCGGGCATGGATTTCGTCCGCGGGCTCGGTTGCGCGATTTACAGTGCAGCCGCCGACTATATGCGGCAGAACCGCGGCCCGCTGCTTGAAAAGCTTCGCTCGGAGACGCGCCATGCGGCCGAGTAA